The Dehalococcoidales bacterium genome includes the window AGAAGCTCATCGGCTACTGCACCTGCACAGACGAACTCTTACAGGACGCCTCGGCCCTCGAATCCTGGATATCAAAAGCGTTTGCGGCAGAGTTCGACTTCAAGATCGCTGACGCTATCATAAACGGTGACGGCGCCGGCAAACCCCTCGGCATCTTGAATTCTCCATGCCTGGTAACGGTAACGGCTGAAACCGGCCAGGGCGCCTCGACCATCGTCTTTGAAAATATCGTCAAGATGTGGGCTTCAAGGTTCGGCCCCAACACGTCCAACTATGTTTGGTTGATTAACCAGAATATCGAGCCTCAGCTCTACACGATGGGACTGGCCGTAGGCGCGGGCGGTGGCCCGGTCTATCTGCCCCCCGGAGGTCTTTCGGTCGCACCTTACGGGACCCTCATGGGCCGCCCGGTAATACCTTGCGAACAATGCGCTTCGCTGGGAACTGCCGGTGACATTATCCTGGCCGATCTCTCGCAGTACGTGATGATCGACAAGGGATCGATGCAGAGCGCATCTTCGATTCACGTCAACTTCCAGACTGACCAGACGGCTTTCAGGTTTGTCTATCGCTGCGACGGGCAGCCTATGTGGTCGAATTACCTGACCCCGTACAAGGGCAGCACTTCTTACCAGAGCCCGTTCATCGTACTGTCCAGCACCAGGACCTAAATCGACCACTAACTTTTAGGAGGTAATTAACAATGGGAAAAATGAACATAGCCCAGAATATACACATCGTACCTATCAGGGCGACAACCGATGACTCAGCGACCTTCGCTGCCCCGCATATCAACATGAAGCTCTATGAAAAAGTGGAGTTCCTTGTCTATGTGGGCAATATCACGGGTGACACCATGACCATGACGGCCACTCAGTCGGCGGTCACAGCCGGCTCTACGTCAACCGCCATCGCTGCACGTTACCGCATAACGGCTGCCGCAGGAACTGACACCATGGGCGCGACAACCGCCCTCGCAACAACCGGCCTGGCCCTGACGAACGGTACTCACGACCTGTTGACCATCATCGTTGACATCGATTCACAGGACATGACCACAGAGAGCAAGCCCTATGCCGGCCTGACATTCACCAAATCCTCATCCGGCCAGGCGACCACAACCATCTTCGCCCTCTGCTGGCCGAAGTACCCGCAGGAAACCAACGCAAGCGCGTTAACCTAATGACAATCCCAAAGCGCAATAAAAGGAGGAGGGGAGTAGACAAACGCTCCCCTCCTCAAGTGCGGAAACCGCCGCCAAAAGCTGAAAGGCACGGCTTAGGAGGTAAAAATGTCCACTCAAGGTAAAGGGACTTACGTAATCAATTCCGGCTGGTCCGAAGGCTCACTCGTTTTCTACGAGAAGGCTGTGGGCCGGACGGTAACTGGCGACATTTTCACAATCGGCGCTTCACAGGTCACGGTCGGCGGCACCGGTCAGGACGTAGACTTTCTGGTCTACCTCGGCGGCGCGTCAAACTACTTTAAACTCGACTGCGGCGCCAAGACAGCCGCTTTCTACGGCGTAGATGTAACCGTAACCGGCGATCTGACCATCGCCACTGAGGACTTAGCCCTCGGCGATAACTGTTCCTTAGAGTTCGGCGATTCTACTGACGTTCTAATCACATGGGATACCTCTAATCTCACTATCATCCCTGCAACCGACGACACAGGCGAAATCCAGATCGGTAATGACGGCACCAAGTCAATGAACGTCAGGTTCTATGGAGCTACGGCTAACTATGGTGTCCTCTGGGACATGAACGGCGATACCAATGGCTCTTGGAACTTCGGCGCCAACACTTACGGCCTCATGGTCAACCTTTACGGTATAACGACCGGGTGCGGTGTGTTTTGGGACCCGGACGGCGATTCAAACAACGGCACTCTGTCAGTCGGCGCATCCGGCGGCTCGAAAGGTGTTGACCTTTACGCCTACGGTACAACCAACGGCAACTACTTACAGTGGGACCAGTCAGCTAATAAACTTCAACTGGTCGGGACCTCGACTGTCCTTTCTGTCGCTGGTACGACCGCTTCGTCCAGCACCTCAACAGGCGCGGTCATAATCTCTGGCGGCGTGGGTATTGCTGGCGCGGTATTCGGCACCACGATAGGGTTATCCGGCGCTCTTACTGTTACCCCGACTGCTGCCGGAACGTTCCTTGACTTCGTACTTGAAACCGAATGGGTATCAGGGACGCTGATTAACGCAGACTTCGGCTCCGCAACAACTCTTACGGGCGCTGTTGTGGGTGTCAACCTGGATATCGGGGCTAATATCGTGGCCACGTCCGAGCAATCGGTCAAGGCCATTGACATTAACCTTCCCCAAATGACGGTTGACGCCGCATCTCCTACGGTAAAAGGTATTGAGATCACCGCACAGGGCGCAATCGTTCAAACCACTTCAGGCACAACCACATGGAACGGCATAGATGTTACCATGCCTGCGACCACTCAAACCGCCGGAACGGTTACGGTCAATGGCATAATAGTAACTTCAGGAACCGTTACCAGCGGCACTCAAAACTGCATCAATATCGCCTCTACCGCATCTTCCAACGGCATCGCCTTTACCGGCACGGTAGCAAAGGGCATTAACTTCGCCGGCGCAACTCCGGCTCATGCGGATGCTGACGATGCGTTTGTAGCGATAGGTACATGGAATGATCCGCTGGTTATCACTACCCAGGCTTACCACTTCGTCCCTATCCAGGTCAACCTCAGAAGCGATACCAGTATCAATGCCGATATAGCGGCTGCCAGGTTCAGGGTTAACACTTCGACCTCTACAGCCAATACCCTAACCGCTGTGAATGTACTCGAACTGCGATCTGCGCTGTATACCAATGTCGCTTCCCATGCCAACCTGCAGGTAAGTACGACTATATCTGATGCCGTACAGGTTCAGACCGGCGAGGCATTGGTAGCCTACTTCGCCTTTGACGGTGCGGCTGCCATGACAAATATCGGGGCCAACCCCAACATAGCGGTAGCTGAATTCAAGGTCAACAACACGGCAACTACTCTCACCGATGCCGTTATCATCGAAGCCGTCAATAGTTCAACCGTTGGGAACATGCTCAGGATTAAGACTAACAGCGCAACGGTAACTGATGGCATAGAGATATCCGGCGACATGACCACCGCCATCTCTATTGAAGCAGGCACAATAACGACAGGTATCAGTATACCGAGCACTTGTACCACTGGCATTAGCGTTGCTTCCCCGATAGTGTCCACCTCTACAATAACTCAAACCATAGCCGCACTCGGTAACGATGCCAGGGGCGCCAGCTTCAAATTCACTCAGGCAACCCCGGCGGTCTCAGATGGCTATGCTGCGTTTGAGATTGAAACCACCGTATCGGGAATTGCTACGGGTATGCACTCCGCCCTCTCGTCTTGGGTAAACATCAGCGGCTCTGGTGCTATGGGTGCTAACCTGGTAGCCGCCCAGCAAAATGGTATATGGGCAGATGCGGGTTCAAATACCGGCTCAATCGTAATCTTCGGTATGAGGGCGCAGGCAATACTGACTGACGCTCCTACCGTACTCGCCCCGTTCTCCTTAAACACTTCCAACAGGGAAATCACGGCTCTGTTTGAAATGAACTCCAACCCCGATGTCGGGTATCAGGCAAATGCGAACGAAACCAGCCCGAAAGTAGGTGACGTTCCTCTGTTCTGCGATGCTGCAGGACAACAGTACTTCGTCCGCATCTACTCTGCACGAGGTTAATCTTCAGGCTTCCGGGGGCTGTGCCTTTTAAACAGCCCCCGTCCTGGAGGTGAAACATGAAACTTGAAATTAAAGGCGATACCGCCATCATCGACGGAGAAGATAACTTTCTCGGCAAGCTGATAGCTGGCTGTGAAGGTAAAGTTCTAATCAAATCGCCCTATATCAAGGGCGGACAAAGGGAAATCAAGTCCGTTAAGGACAAATCCGGCAAGGAACTCGGGTTAAAACTCGGCACACTTAAAAAAGATGTCGAAAAGAAATCCAAATAGATTCAAAGAAAGGAGAGTTAAAAAAATGCAACTTGGTGTATTCGACCGGCTAATCCTGCTCAACATTCTACCTAAAGAGGGTGACTTCACCACGTTGAAGATCATCCGCAAATTGAGGGAGGATCTGTCTTTCACGGAGGACGAACACAAAGCCCTAAACTTTGTCCAGGAGGAGGGGAATATCAAATGGCAGACTGAGGCTGACATTCCAAAGGAAATCCTTATAGGCGAAAAGGCCACAGACATCATCGTGGAAGTCCTCAAGAAACTGGACAAGGACAAGAAGCTGACGGACCAGCATGTCTCGGTATATGAGAAGTTTGTGAGTTAGCCTGCTTCGGCAGGTTCTCTCCTTTGGCCCTGCTGTCCTGTCCATCGGGGCAAACAAGGCGGAGATCCCCGAGGCAGGGCTTATTTATAGGAGGTCAACATGACTGTAATGTATGAAAAGGGATTCGCACAGACCTGTGAAAAAACAGACGGCACCTGTCCGAACGGCGATGACAACCTGTTTACTATCTCAGGCGGCCCGATACTGGTCACTCACTTTTATGGGCTGGTGACTACGATCATAGGTAATAATGCCTCGACCTGTACGATTCAACACGCCTGTACTGACCCGGCAGCGGACATCGCACTTTCAACAGCAGTCAGAATTGACACCGATGAGGTTGGGACGACTTATTATATTGATAATACGGCTCTCGGTATATTTACGCCGATTACGGCAGGCTCTTGTATTATCCCGGCCCTGATGCTGCCCTGGTTGTTGACACCAGGCTCTTTACAGGCCACGTTCTCAGCGGCCAATACAGGGGCTATCCGGTGGTTTATATCTTATATTCCCCTGTCTCAGTATTCTAAAGTAACGGCGGCAGCATAATGGGATTTGAAACCATAAAAGTCATCATGGAAGCCAACGCAGTACAGGCCACTGTCGATCAGGCTATTAAAGATAATCCCACTGAATGCCCAGACTGCGCCTGGCCGCTTAAAGTAAACTCGGCGGGCCAGAAGGCTTGCCCGATCTGTGAGAGGGTTTGGTCATGAACTGTTACGTTCCAATCTCCGATCTCAAAACAGCTTTAGCTATAACCGCGACTACTGACGATGTTGTCCTGCGGAACATAGCCGATAGTGCCAGCCGGATGATTGATAGGTTCACTGGCCGGGTTTTCTACGTGACCTCGGCGACCAAGTATTTCGATGGCCGGACACCTCTTTGGATACCCGACTGCCTGTCGATCACGACTTTGAAAACAGACGAGGACGGCGATGCCACCTTTGAAAACACCTTCGCGGAAACCGACTATATCTTATATGGCCCCGGCGAGGATGATGCCCTTAACAGATACCCTCGAATAAGAATCGAACTATCTATGGACTCCGATTACGGCGGCTTCGCCACAGGCGTTAAAAAAGGTGTGCAGATCATAGGCACATGGGGTTATGGTGACGGTATCTCGGCTACGCCTTACCTTGTTGATACCACTCTAAGCGCGGCCATCTCGTCAACCTCGGCCACGACCTGTGCGGTGACGGCGGCGACCAATCTCTCAGCCGGCCAGACGATCTTGATTGACAGTGAGCAGATGTTTATACAAAGCATCTCGACCACGACCTTGACGGTTGTCCGGGGCGTGAACGGCACGACAGCGGCCACGCATTCAAATGGCGCCTCGCTTTATATTTACCAGTATCCCTTTGATGTGTGGCAGGCTTGCTTGGCCCTGGCCTCGGCGGTTTATCAGAATCGCTCCAAGCAAGGGTTATCAAGTGAAACGCTCGGTGATTACTCTTACACGCTGGGGAAACAGCAGGTCAACACGATCTGCAACGACTATATTTCATCGTATCGTATATTGAGGGTTTAATGGGCTTCACATCTCTTTTGAAAGACACCTTCGTTCCGTACACCTTAACCGTGACCGATGATGGCGTGGGCGGCCAGGTGGAAACGTGGACTGAGGGCACGGCCTTTCAAGGCAGGTTGTCTATCCTCTCAGCCAGTGAACGCCTCGGCGCCGACAAAGTGACTGTCTACGCCTCGCACCGTCTTTACTGTGATGCTTCGGTCAGTCTGTCAGAGGATGACAAGGTTACTTTCGACAGCCGGACATTCCAGGTAAGAACGATCCAAAAGCCCTCGGAACTCGGAACCGGAATCGGACATCTTGAAATAGATGTGTTGGAGTTAGATTGACCGACGTACGAATGATCTCCTATAAGGCAGAACGGTTAGCTGAGATAAATGCCCGCCTCAAGTCAAATATGACCAAAGCCTGTCTCTTGGTTGAAAGGGATGCCAAGATCAATGCCCCGGTAGACACCGGGCGGCTCCGGGCCTCGATTACTAACCGATTGGAAGTCGAGAAAGATCAATTGATCGGGATTGTTGGAACAAATGTTGAGTATGCCCCTTATCAGGAGTTCGGCACGTCAAAAATGCCAGCTCACCCGTTTTTATACCCAGCCCTCGAAGCCAATAAATCTAAAATCAAAGGGCTTTTGAAAGAGAAATGATAACCGCCTTTATGACAGGATTTCGAGATAAATTAAAATTATGGCCTTCCACATGGGCCGCAGCCACGGCTTATGCTATAGGTGACATAATTAAGCCCACGACTTATGCTGATCACTGTTACAAATGCACCACAGCAGGGACTTCAGCGGCGGTCACGGAGCCAACCTGGGGTACTACGAATGGTGGGACTACGGCGGATGGCACAGGAACCTTAGTCTGGACTTGTTATGATAAAAAAACATATAACCTGAAGGCCCCACAGGATGCCACTATTCCTTATGTGGTATTTGGGCTTTTAACCGATGTGCCAATAGGGACATTTGAAAATCCTGCCATTATTGAGGATATGGTATTTTACGTGAACTGTTTCTCTAATATATCACAGGCACACGTAGCACAAATGGCTGATCTTGTTAATACCGCCGTACAAAACACGACATTGACAATTACGGGATATACAGCAATGAAGTGTGTTAGAGAATATATTGGAGCCCTCTTCTTTGACGATGCAGGGGGAATTTACCAAATACCTATGCGCTACAGAGTGCAGGGGAGTTTGTAATGGCAAAACCACAGAAAGTGAAGATCGATGTCAATAAA containing:
- a CDS encoding phage major capsid protein translates to MELTDEMTAEIAAKAVAEYQAKQDKEIVKRFTPGNDGPEPETQGFKSLGEQLHAVMRAKSGAPDPRLKSIVGNSEGVPADGGFLVQTDFATQLLEKTFNNSDIVNRVFRIPISANANAIKIPAVSDASRADGSRWGGIRAYWMNEGGSKTESNPSFAQVSLELKKLIGYCTCTDELLQDASALESWISKAFAAEFDFKIADAIINGDGAGKPLGILNSPCLVTVTAETGQGASTIVFENIVKMWASRFGPNTSNYVWLINQNIEPQLYTMGLAVGAGGGPVYLPPGGLSVAPYGTLMGRPVIPCEQCASLGTAGDIILADLSQYVMIDKGSMQSASSIHVNFQTDQTAFRFVYRCDGQPMWSNYLTPYKGSTSYQSPFIVLSSTRT
- a CDS encoding HK97 gp10 family phage protein, which codes for MTDVRMISYKAERLAEINARLKSNMTKACLLVERDAKINAPVDTGRLRASITNRLEVEKDQLIGIVGTNVEYAPYQEFGTSKMPAHPFLYPALEANKSKIKGLLKEK
- a CDS encoding head-tail adaptor protein, translating into MGFTSLLKDTFVPYTLTVTDDGVGGQVETWTEGTAFQGRLSILSASERLGADKVTVYASHRLYCDASVSLSEDDKVTFDSRTFQVRTIQKPSELGTGIGHLEIDVLELD